From a region of the Vicia villosa cultivar HV-30 ecotype Madison, WI unplaced genomic scaffold, Vvil1.0 ctg.000045F_1_1_1, whole genome shotgun sequence genome:
- the LOC131622936 gene encoding uncharacterized protein LOC131622936 — protein sequence MRRRSYKKELGCIACKELGELGAGKPGWVVDNPNLLSAIDTHSILLANRSTILLLSWSDSHQIPLRIRPELSPIDAEFISAVEWLVFDDIRVIVAGTSSGYLLIYSLRAELIHKQMIYPGRVLKLRVRGTKKDLIQDSSSEEFCLIMPGVIARFDSSVVQNMLQKWFEEAHPQFRNQKQKNQDSEDSENAQEKLPFQLWNIGKYGTCADAAITGIMPPPLMEHQSSQRYYCAVAVGDDAVISAYRFSEDKGRSLVGAILSKVVPATFSTIASFSKLIWRSEKTSPQKSPKKSEEKPQPFARASPLTCIKDHPRKGEKLTLSPSGTLAAITDSLGRILLLDTQALVVVRLWKGYRDASCLFMEMLVNKDTASSSSTYYEPMKSDYCLCLAIHAPRKGIIEIWQMRTGPRLRTISCAKGSKMLQPSYRFGASMSSPYVPLEVFLLNGDSGQISVLNRNL from the exons ATGAGGAGGCGATCGTACAAGAAAGAGTTAGGATGCATAGCCTGCAAAGAATTGGGCGAACTCGGAGCCGGAAAACCCGGTTGGGTTGTCGACAACCCCAATCTCCTCTCCGCCATCGACACCCACTCTATCCTCCTCGCCAACCGCTCCACCATCCTCCTCCTCTCATGGTCCGATTCCCACCAAATTCCCCTCAGAATCCGACCCGAATTGTCCCCCATCGATGCCGAATTCATCTCCGCCGTCGAATGGTTGGTCTTCGACGATATCCGCGTCATCGTCGCCGGTACCTCATCTGGCTATTTGCTCATTTACTCCCTGCGAGCCGAATTGATTCATAAGCAG ATGATTTATCCTGGACGAGTTTTGAAGTTAAGAGTTCGTGGAACAAAGAAAGACTTGATTCAGGATAGTTCATCAGAAGAGTTTTGTCTCATTATGCCCGGAGTGATTGCCCGCTTTGATAGCTCTGTTGTTCAG AATATGCTGCAGAAGTGGTTTGAAGAAGCCCATCCTCAATTTCggaatcaaaagcaaaagaacCAAGATTCCGAGGATTCTGAAAATGCTCAAGAAAAATTACCTTTCCAGTTGTGGAATATTGGTAAGTATGGTACTTGCGCCGATGCAGCCATTACTGGCATAATGCCTCCCCCGCTGATGGAACATcag TCGAGTCAACGTTATTATTGTGCAGTGGCTGTTGGAGACGATGCTGTGATTTCAGCTTATAG attttctgagGACAAAGGCAGGTCTTTAGTGGGAGCTATCTTGTCTAAAGTTGTACCTGCAACATTTTCCACAATAGCTTCATTTTCTAAATTGATTTGGCGGAGTGAAAAAACTTCTCCACAAAAATCGCCAAAGAAATCAGAGGAGAAGCCTCAACCATTTGCTCGAG CTTCACCCCTGACATGTATAAAGGATCATCCTAGGAAAGGTGAAAAGCTTACCTTATCACCAAGTGGTACATTGGCTGCTATAACTGATTCACTTGGCCGCATATTGCTGCTAGATACTCAAGCACTTGTGGTGGTGCGCCTTTGGAAG GGATATAGGGATGCCAGCTGTTTATTCATGGAGATGTTGGTAAATAAAGATACAGCCTCTTCAAGCTCCACTTATTATGAACCAATGAAAAGCGATTACTGCTTGTGTTTGGCTATTCATGCTCCCAGAAAAGGAATTATTGAG ATATGGCAAATGAGAACTGGACCACGTCTAAGAACAATTTCATGTGCAAAAGGTAGCAAAATGTTGCAACCCTCCTATAGGTTTGGTGCATCAATGTCCTCTCCGTATGTCCCTCTAGAAGTTTTCTTGTTAAATGGGGACTCGGGTCAGATATCAGTTTTAAATCGGAACTTGTAG